The proteins below are encoded in one region of Amycolatopsis magusensis:
- a CDS encoding phytanoyl-CoA dioxygenase family protein: MSGLVRVRSGHSLDDVEEILERDGAIIVEDFADDITREALLADFRPALEAQDYGDDWYNGTKTRRVSSLFGRTKELTPIVTHPLYLGAARRIMQKPVPIWLGRSRVEMTPTIQISGTQLIQIHPGQGKQPLHRDDALHLRRHPGPTSRVQIMVGLSEFTAENGGTLVIPGSHHWDDERPPLASEAIPTEMPAGGALIWLGGVYHGGGKNVGDSPRTGMTIALDLGNLRQEENQYLAVPREMVLAYPEEVRRLLGYDRCPPGLGWYEMEDPYSLLTSEE; the protein is encoded by the coding sequence GTGAGCGGTCTGGTCCGCGTCCGGTCCGGCCACAGCCTCGACGACGTCGAAGAGATCCTCGAGCGCGATGGCGCGATCATCGTCGAGGACTTCGCCGACGACATCACGCGCGAGGCGCTGCTGGCCGACTTCCGGCCGGCGCTGGAGGCGCAGGACTACGGCGACGACTGGTACAACGGCACGAAGACCCGCCGGGTGTCCTCGCTGTTCGGGCGCACGAAGGAACTGACGCCGATCGTGACGCACCCGCTGTACCTGGGGGCGGCGCGGCGGATCATGCAGAAGCCGGTGCCGATCTGGCTGGGGCGCTCGCGTGTGGAGATGACGCCGACCATCCAGATCAGCGGCACGCAGCTCATCCAGATCCACCCGGGGCAGGGCAAGCAGCCCCTGCACCGCGACGACGCGCTGCACCTGCGGCGGCACCCGGGGCCCACGAGCCGGGTGCAGATCATGGTCGGGCTGAGCGAGTTCACCGCGGAAAACGGGGGGACGCTGGTCATCCCGGGCAGCCACCACTGGGACGACGAACGGCCGCCGCTGGCGAGCGAGGCCATCCCGACGGAGATGCCGGCGGGCGGTGCGCTCATCTGGCTCGGCGGGGTCTACCACGGTGGCGGGAAGAACGTGGGAGATTCTCCCCGGACCGGGATGACGATCGCACTGGACCTGGGGAACCTGCGGCAGGAGGAGAACCAGTACCTGGCGGTGCCGCGGGAAATGGTGCTGGCCTACCCGGAGGAAGTGCGGCGGTTGCTGGGGTATGACCGGTGTCCGCCGGGGTTGGGGTGGTACGAAATGGAAGACCCTTATTCGCTGCTTACTTCGGAGGAGTGA
- a CDS encoding non-ribosomal peptide synthetase, protein MSEDNRGRALPEISAVTSVRQDEAWFADRLDPGSPAASRSRAYRVSGPLDVELLGRAWQEVVRRHDVLRASITEVGGRPVQRTAAADQIGKSFVDMGLVPDAEDAEDELCADIIGEPLWLGEGPLARLTVAGTASDEHVVVLVAHRAVADESSMVILLDELSRLYTAGVTGRPLRDALRDPLLQYGEFARWQREREGSAEHARLLDWWRGELTPAPPALSLPLHRDRPAGPSTTGGTVRFNWGAELAGALAAFAREQGVDPAAVLLTAFTCLLHRFSAADRIPVGLPVRARPWSAFDRAVGPFDSPLVLTTGFTGRPSFREVLNRVRIQLREASAHGGPTEGQLARALNPARDPRHSPFFDAGFVYREHESIVESDGLVRGVEVKDPALRLRGCTVRREKFDPLWADADFTLAVDEIKPEISGGFRYRTSMIDARITRFVAVQFRTLLEAALVHPDMPVANLPLDAPARIRTAVVAADRIEATAPVTATVAAQARTHSGEALPGVSYDELLARADAIAAVLPPGPVAIRMATGAAQAAAVLGAFTAGAHVVCLAASDSGERARSVLADIKPAVLLVDGVTEDSIAAWYAEELDGTVVDVRALEPATPRPMAVALTDLAYVAYTSGSTGKPKGITQNHATLAQFTGWFATEFRIGPGARVAQWAAPGYDAGLCEMFAALTSGATLHPVPERIRANPEKLTAWLAAEEITHFQTVPSFAREVLGVLTRTGERLPALNHLLLAGEALPADLANGLRAALPSARLVNLYGPTESILATWYDVTVTLHGVAPIGRPIPGRQVLVVDGEDRPCPAGVTGHLVLRSPYLTPGYLGDVTTNAFEPLRPRPELGVVGGACYRTGDLGRIRHDGVLEFRGRRDAQVKVLGMRMELGEVEAALAAHPSVADCAVIGVPGAHGLVSRLLAYLVLAEPGEAPVPELRRHLVRRFGKTLLPLTYQTVDALPRNVGGKIDRRRLPIPEVAPAVAHAEPDGPLRRTVAAIFEELTEATEVGPDDGFFAVGGHSVLLPRLLHLIRVRLGAELSLWDYFADPTPAGLAAAVSRVLPADGAEKE, encoded by the coding sequence GTGTCGGAGGACAACCGCGGTCGCGCGCTTCCCGAGATCTCCGCCGTCACCTCCGTCCGGCAGGACGAGGCGTGGTTCGCCGACCGGCTCGACCCGGGGTCCCCGGCTGCCTCCCGCAGCCGGGCCTACCGGGTCTCCGGGCCGCTGGACGTCGAACTGCTGGGCCGGGCCTGGCAGGAGGTGGTGCGCAGGCACGACGTCCTGCGGGCGAGCATCACCGAGGTCGGCGGGCGGCCGGTGCAGCGCACCGCCGCCGCCGACCAGATCGGCAAGTCCTTTGTGGACATGGGGCTGGTGCCGGACGCGGAGGACGCCGAGGACGAGCTGTGCGCCGACATCATCGGCGAGCCGCTCTGGCTCGGCGAAGGCCCGCTCGCCCGGCTCACCGTGGCGGGCACCGCGTCCGACGAGCACGTGGTGGTGCTGGTGGCACACCGCGCGGTGGCCGACGAATCGTCGATGGTCATCCTGCTCGACGAGCTGTCCCGCCTGTACACCGCGGGCGTCACCGGCCGCCCGCTCCGTGACGCACTGCGTGACCCGCTGCTGCAGTACGGCGAATTCGCGCGCTGGCAACGGGAACGCGAGGGTTCGGCCGAGCACGCGCGGCTGCTGGACTGGTGGCGCGGGGAGCTCACGCCGGCACCCCCGGCGCTGAGCCTGCCGCTGCACCGCGACCGGCCGGCCGGACCGTCGACCACCGGCGGCACCGTGCGGTTCAACTGGGGCGCGGAACTGGCGGGCGCCCTGGCGGCGTTCGCCCGTGAGCAGGGCGTCGACCCCGCCGCCGTGCTGCTGACCGCGTTCACCTGCCTGCTGCACCGCTTCAGCGCGGCGGACCGGATCCCGGTCGGCCTGCCGGTGCGTGCCCGGCCGTGGTCGGCCTTCGACCGCGCGGTCGGCCCCTTCGACTCACCGCTGGTGCTCACCACCGGCTTCACCGGCAGGCCGAGCTTCCGCGAGGTGCTGAACCGGGTGCGCATCCAGCTGCGGGAGGCGTCCGCGCACGGCGGCCCGACCGAGGGGCAGCTGGCCCGCGCGCTCAACCCGGCCCGCGACCCGCGGCACAGCCCGTTCTTCGACGCCGGGTTCGTCTACCGCGAGCACGAGTCCATTGTGGAGTCCGACGGCCTGGTGCGCGGGGTCGAGGTGAAGGACCCGGCCCTGCGCCTGCGTGGCTGTACCGTGCGGCGCGAGAAGTTCGACCCGCTGTGGGCCGACGCCGACTTCACCCTCGCCGTCGACGAGATCAAGCCGGAGATCAGCGGCGGGTTCCGCTACCGCACTTCCATGATCGACGCGCGGATCACCCGGTTCGTCGCCGTGCAGTTCCGCACGCTGCTGGAAGCGGCGCTGGTGCACCCGGACATGCCGGTGGCGAACCTGCCGCTGGACGCCCCGGCCCGGATCCGGACCGCGGTCGTGGCGGCCGACCGGATCGAGGCCACCGCGCCGGTCACCGCCACCGTCGCCGCGCAGGCCCGCACGCACTCCGGGGAAGCGCTGCCCGGGGTGTCCTACGACGAGCTGCTCGCCCGTGCTGATGCCATCGCGGCGGTCCTGCCGCCGGGCCCGGTTGCGATCCGCATGGCCACCGGCGCCGCGCAGGCCGCCGCCGTGCTGGGTGCCTTCACCGCCGGCGCCCACGTGGTCTGCCTCGCCGCCAGCGACTCGGGGGAGCGCGCCCGGTCGGTGCTGGCCGACATCAAACCCGCTGTCCTCCTGGTCGACGGCGTGACCGAAGACTCGATCGCGGCCTGGTACGCGGAAGAACTCGACGGCACGGTCGTCGACGTGCGGGCCCTCGAGCCCGCGACGCCCAGGCCGATGGCCGTCGCGCTGACGGATCTCGCCTACGTGGCCTACACCTCCGGTTCCACCGGCAAGCCCAAGGGCATCACGCAGAACCACGCCACGCTCGCGCAGTTCACCGGCTGGTTCGCCACGGAGTTCCGCATCGGCCCCGGCGCCAGGGTGGCGCAGTGGGCGGCCCCGGGGTACGACGCCGGCCTGTGCGAGATGTTCGCCGCGCTGACCAGTGGGGCGACGCTGCACCCGGTACCCGAGCGCATCCGCGCGAACCCGGAGAAGCTGACCGCCTGGCTGGCTGCCGAGGAGATCACGCACTTCCAGACGGTCCCCAGTTTCGCCCGTGAGGTGCTCGGGGTGCTGACCCGCACCGGCGAGCGGCTGCCCGCGCTGAACCACCTCCTGCTCGCCGGCGAAGCGCTGCCCGCCGACCTGGCCAACGGCCTGCGCGCGGCCCTGCCGTCGGCGCGGCTGGTCAACCTGTACGGGCCCACCGAGTCCATTTTGGCCACTTGGTACGACGTCACCGTCACGCTGCACGGGGTCGCGCCGATCGGCAGGCCGATCCCCGGCCGCCAGGTGCTGGTGGTCGACGGCGAGGACCGCCCGTGCCCGGCCGGCGTGACCGGCCACCTGGTGCTGCGCAGCCCGTACCTGACGCCGGGCTATCTCGGCGACGTCACCACGAACGCCTTCGAACCGCTTCGCCCGCGGCCGGAACTCGGCGTGGTGGGCGGCGCCTGCTACCGCACCGGCGACCTCGGCCGGATCCGGCACGACGGGGTCCTCGAGTTCCGCGGCCGCCGCGACGCCCAGGTCAAGGTGCTGGGCATGCGCATGGAGCTCGGCGAGGTGGAGGCCGCGCTGGCCGCCCACCCGTCGGTCGCCGACTGCGCGGTGATCGGCGTGCCCGGTGCGCACGGCCTGGTGTCCCGCCTGCTCGCCTACCTGGTGCTCGCCGAGCCGGGGGAGGCGCCGGTGCCGGAGCTGCGCAGGCACCTGGTGCGCCGGTTCGGCAAGACGCTGCTGCCGCTGACCTACCAGACCGTCGACGCGTTGCCGCGCAACGTCGGCGGCAAGATCGACCGGCGGCGGCTGCCGATCCCCGAAGTGGCCCCGGCGGTGGCGCACGCCGAGCCGGACGGGCCGCTGCGGCGCACGGTCGCGGCGATCTTCGAGGAACTGACCGAGGCCACCGAAGTCGGCCCGGACGACGGTTTCTTCGCCGTGGGCGGCCATTCGGTCCTCCTGCCGCGGCTGCTGCACCTGATCCGCGTGCGCCTGGGCGCCGAGCTGTCCCTGTGGGACTACTTCGCCGATCCGACGCCCGCCGGGCTGGCCGCGGCCGTGTCCCGAGTTCTTCCCGCTGATGGAGCAGAAAAGGAGTGA
- a CDS encoding condensation domain-containing protein, which produces MSTAEDRIPLSLNQEFLCMWDQGDEAGPFGPKYNIIFGVRVTGGVDEGVLQSALDDVVVRHEALRTLVIRDEKYQKVLPPGQVPLFVSDLGDVPAADRQLRAEQFIGEIESGSYSAVELPLIRAFLGRFDGDDAVLVLIVHHTAADEWSMPLIMRDLAAFYAGRLENRPHGLADARQYPEYSVWEKQKLTSDSAAKSREFWAKELEGAQILPLKTHFPRSAGRDKTTAWHRFSIAEDLGAALLSTAKATRSSPFMVLLAAYNAFLHKLTGETDVVVMTFTSGRGEASFHDTVGAFFNYLPLRTDLSGCETFADVVSRTRRTCLRAYAQDIPFGEIAAQAPQLMGPGMADDGAPCAFQVFRSPFAATGDAGGFTYQEIRRRLLPQAAGGDIPDGSMWHIDMEFDGEMAGTLGFNTNLYDADGMRELAANFLGTLKNTVGAPDTPLDQI; this is translated from the coding sequence ATGAGTACTGCAGAGGACCGGATCCCGCTGTCGCTCAACCAGGAGTTCCTGTGCATGTGGGACCAGGGCGACGAGGCGGGTCCGTTCGGGCCGAAGTACAACATCATCTTCGGCGTCCGGGTCACCGGTGGCGTCGACGAGGGCGTGCTGCAGTCCGCTTTGGACGATGTGGTCGTCCGCCACGAAGCCCTGCGCACCCTGGTGATCCGCGACGAGAAGTACCAGAAGGTGCTGCCGCCGGGCCAGGTGCCGCTGTTCGTCAGCGACCTGGGTGACGTGCCCGCCGCCGACCGCCAGCTGCGTGCCGAGCAGTTCATCGGCGAGATCGAGTCGGGTTCGTACAGCGCGGTGGAACTGCCGCTGATCCGGGCGTTCCTCGGCCGGTTCGACGGGGACGACGCGGTGCTCGTGCTGATCGTGCACCACACCGCGGCCGACGAGTGGTCGATGCCGCTGATCATGCGCGACCTGGCCGCCTTCTACGCCGGCCGCCTGGAGAACCGCCCGCACGGCCTGGCCGACGCCCGGCAGTACCCCGAGTACTCCGTGTGGGAGAAGCAGAAACTGACCAGCGACTCCGCCGCGAAGTCGCGCGAGTTCTGGGCCAAGGAGCTCGAAGGCGCGCAGATCCTGCCGCTGAAGACGCACTTCCCGCGCTCGGCGGGCCGGGACAAGACCACCGCCTGGCACCGCTTCTCCATCGCCGAGGACCTCGGCGCGGCGCTGCTGAGCACCGCGAAGGCCACGCGCAGCTCGCCGTTCATGGTGCTGCTCGCCGCGTACAACGCCTTCCTGCACAAGCTGACCGGCGAGACCGACGTGGTCGTGATGACCTTCACCTCCGGTCGTGGCGAGGCCTCCTTCCACGACACCGTCGGCGCCTTCTTCAACTACCTGCCGCTGCGCACCGACCTCAGCGGCTGCGAGACCTTCGCCGACGTCGTGAGCCGCACCCGGCGCACCTGCCTGCGGGCCTACGCGCAGGACATCCCGTTCGGGGAGATCGCCGCGCAGGCCCCGCAGCTGATGGGGCCGGGCATGGCCGACGACGGCGCGCCGTGCGCCTTCCAGGTGTTCCGCTCGCCGTTCGCGGCGACCGGGGACGCCGGTGGGTTCACCTATCAGGAGATTCGCCGGCGCCTGCTGCCGCAGGCCGCCGGTGGGGACATCCCGGACGGCTCGATGTGGCACATCGACATGGAGTTCGACGGTGAGATGGCGGGCACCCTCGGCTTCAACACCAACCTGTACGACGCGGACGGCATGCGTGAGCTGGCCGCGAACTTCCTCGGCACGCTGAAGAACACCGTCGGCGCGCCGGACACCCCGCTGGACCAGATCTAG
- a CDS encoding phosphopantetheine-binding protein, producing the protein MTSNLDLEQTVGKIWKEVLSVPDGKGEATFFDLNGDSITAVRLVSRIEDEIGVEIEVGDIFEEDPSLAVLVKDVVAKAAAR; encoded by the coding sequence ATGACGAGCAACCTGGACCTCGAGCAGACGGTCGGGAAGATCTGGAAGGAGGTGCTCAGCGTGCCCGACGGCAAGGGCGAGGCCACCTTCTTCGACCTCAACGGCGACTCGATCACCGCGGTGCGCCTGGTCTCCCGGATCGAGGACGAGATCGGCGTGGAGATCGAGGTCGGTGACATCTTCGAGGAGGACCCCTCGCTGGCCGTCCTGGTGAAGGACGTGGTGGCGAAGGCGGCCGCCCGGTGA
- a CDS encoding 4-hydroxyphenylacetate 3-hydroxylase N-terminal domain-containing protein: MTDEQDGVRKTRPFTGDEYIESLRDDREIYIYGDRVKDVTTHPAFRNPIRMTARLYDALHDPAQQGVLTAPTDTGSDGYTHRFFTTPHSAEDLVADQQAIAAWSRLSYGWMGRSPDYKASFLGTLGANAEFYAPFEDNARRWYRESQEKVLYWNHAIVHPPVDRNRPPDEVEDVFIHVEKETDSGLVVSGAKVVATGSALTHYNFIAHYGLPIKKKEFALVATVPMGSPGMKLICRPSYTATSAVMGSPFDHPLSSRLDENDTILVLDKVLIPWENVFIYGHIGKVQLFTGRSGFPERFTFHGCTRLAVKLEFIAGLLAKALEITGTKDFRGVQSRLGEVLAWRNLFWGLSDAAARNPVAWKNGAVLPNPAYGQAYRWFMQIGYPRVREIVMQDVASGLIYSNSSAEDFKNPEIRPYLDKYVRGSDGVDSVERMKVMKLLWDAVGTEFGGRHELYERNYAGNHENTRVELLNAQLASGEVDGYKAFVDQCMSEYDLNGWTVPDLSNFDELRQFRGNILNG, encoded by the coding sequence ATGACGGACGAGCAGGACGGCGTGCGCAAGACGCGCCCGTTCACCGGTGACGAGTACATCGAAAGCCTGCGGGACGACCGGGAGATCTACATCTACGGCGACCGGGTCAAGGATGTGACCACGCACCCGGCGTTCCGCAACCCGATCCGCATGACGGCCCGGCTCTACGACGCGCTGCACGACCCCGCCCAGCAGGGCGTGCTCACCGCGCCGACGGACACCGGGTCCGACGGCTACACCCACCGGTTCTTCACCACCCCGCACAGCGCCGAGGACCTGGTCGCCGACCAGCAGGCGATCGCGGCGTGGTCGCGGCTGAGCTACGGCTGGATGGGCCGCAGCCCCGACTACAAGGCGTCGTTCCTCGGCACGCTCGGCGCGAACGCCGAGTTCTACGCGCCGTTCGAGGACAACGCGCGGCGGTGGTACCGGGAGTCGCAGGAGAAGGTGCTGTACTGGAACCACGCGATCGTGCACCCGCCGGTCGACCGCAACCGGCCGCCGGACGAGGTCGAGGACGTCTTCATCCACGTGGAGAAGGAGACCGACTCGGGCCTGGTGGTCAGCGGCGCGAAGGTGGTGGCCACCGGTTCGGCGCTGACGCACTACAACTTCATCGCCCACTACGGCCTGCCGATCAAGAAGAAGGAGTTCGCGCTGGTCGCCACGGTGCCCATGGGGTCGCCGGGGATGAAGCTGATCTGCCGCCCGTCCTACACCGCGACCAGCGCGGTGATGGGCAGCCCGTTCGACCACCCGCTGTCGTCGAGGCTGGACGAGAACGACACCATCCTGGTGCTGGACAAGGTGCTGATCCCGTGGGAGAACGTGTTCATCTACGGGCACATCGGCAAGGTGCAGCTGTTCACCGGCCGCTCCGGGTTCCCCGAGCGCTTCACCTTCCACGGCTGCACACGGCTCGCGGTGAAGCTGGAATTCATCGCCGGCCTGCTGGCCAAGGCGCTGGAGATCACCGGTACGAAGGATTTCCGCGGGGTGCAGAGCAGACTGGGTGAGGTGCTCGCCTGGCGCAACCTGTTCTGGGGCCTGTCCGATGCCGCGGCGCGCAACCCGGTGGCGTGGAAGAACGGGGCCGTGCTGCCGAACCCGGCGTACGGCCAGGCGTACCGGTGGTTCATGCAGATCGGCTACCCGCGGGTGCGGGAGATCGTCATGCAGGACGTGGCGAGCGGGCTGATCTACTCGAACTCGAGTGCCGAGGACTTCAAGAACCCGGAGATCCGGCCGTACCTGGACAAGTACGTCCGCGGTTCGGACGGGGTGGACTCGGTGGAGCGGATGAAGGTGATGAAGCTCCTCTGGGACGCCGTCGGCACCGAGTTCGGCGGGCGGCACGAGCTGTACGAGCGCAACTACGCGGGGAACCACGAGAACACCCGGGTGGAGCTGCTCAACGCGCAGCTGGCCAGCGGCGAAGTCGACGGGTACAAGGCCTTCGTGGACCAGTGCATGTCGGAGTACGACCTGAACGGCTGGACCGTCCCGGACCTGTCGAACTTCGACGAACTACGCCAGTTCCGAGGCAACATCCTGAACGGCTGA
- a CDS encoding SgcJ/EcaC family oxidoreductase, translated as MTTAAVRTTPSAGDQAAVAHIPQRIIAAWAAHDADAFAEVFTENGTMILPGLFRKGKDEIRAFMAGAFAGPYNGTRVTGQPISIEFFSAEAGVLITQGGVLHGDEAEVADERAIRASWVVVKEAGQWKLAAYQNSPRG; from the coding sequence ATGACCACTGCCGCAGTCCGGACCACCCCGTCCGCCGGGGACCAGGCCGCCGTCGCGCACATCCCGCAGCGGATCATCGCGGCCTGGGCCGCGCACGACGCCGACGCCTTCGCCGAGGTGTTCACCGAAAACGGCACGATGATCCTGCCGGGCCTGTTCCGCAAGGGCAAGGACGAGATCCGCGCGTTCATGGCCGGCGCCTTCGCCGGCCCGTACAACGGCACCCGGGTCACCGGGCAGCCGATCAGCATCGAGTTCTTCAGCGCCGAGGCCGGCGTCCTGATCACGCAGGGCGGTGTGCTGCACGGGGACGAGGCCGAAGTCGCCGATGAGCGGGCCATTCGTGCTTCGTGGGTCGTGGTGAAGGAAGCTGGTCAGTGGAAGCTGGCGGCTTATCAGAACAGTCCGCGGGGGTAG
- a CDS encoding acyl-CoA dehydrogenase family protein, with protein MTTIDLPTREQLVRRASELSPLIKKHAAWAEENRRIHDESIEALADAGVFKLRVPKRYGGYEADTRTLVDVATELGRADASTSWTASVYWIPTWMACTFPDEVQDEVFSTPDVRICGTLSPSAMAAPVDGGIVVNGKWSFISGAHHAHWQEIIAVLVAPDQQPVPVMALVPMSELQIVDDWYTSGLKGTGSVSTVAQDLFVPSARVIPLPLVLQGQYASQLNANSPIYRNALLPVASASSVGTVVGVAQAAKEAFFERVGKRKITYTAYENQAEAPLTHLQAAEGTLKVDQVGFHAHRLTSLVDSKGEQGAEWKLEERAQARADMGAVVRLAKEAVDIFATASGGSSIYSDVPIQRIARDIQAVNLHALMHPNTNNELYGRVLCGLEPNTLYI; from the coding sequence ATGACGACGATCGATCTTCCGACGCGGGAGCAACTTGTTCGTCGCGCGTCCGAGCTTTCGCCGCTGATCAAGAAGCACGCGGCCTGGGCCGAGGAGAACCGGCGCATCCACGACGAGTCGATCGAGGCGCTGGCCGACGCCGGCGTGTTCAAGCTCCGCGTGCCGAAGCGCTACGGCGGCTACGAAGCCGACACGCGCACCCTGGTCGACGTGGCCACCGAACTCGGCCGCGCCGACGCGTCCACCTCGTGGACCGCGTCCGTCTACTGGATCCCCACCTGGATGGCCTGCACCTTCCCGGACGAGGTCCAGGACGAGGTCTTCTCCACGCCGGACGTGCGCATCTGCGGCACGCTCAGCCCGTCGGCGATGGCCGCGCCGGTCGACGGCGGCATCGTGGTCAACGGCAAGTGGAGCTTCATCAGCGGCGCGCACCACGCGCACTGGCAGGAGATCATCGCCGTGCTGGTGGCGCCCGACCAGCAGCCGGTGCCGGTGATGGCGCTGGTGCCGATGTCGGAACTGCAGATCGTCGACGACTGGTACACCTCCGGGCTCAAGGGCACCGGCAGCGTCAGCACCGTCGCGCAGGACCTGTTCGTGCCGTCGGCCCGGGTCATCCCGCTGCCGCTGGTGCTGCAGGGCCAGTACGCGTCGCAGCTGAACGCGAACTCGCCGATCTACCGCAACGCGCTGCTGCCGGTGGCTTCGGCCTCGTCGGTGGGCACCGTGGTCGGCGTGGCGCAGGCCGCGAAGGAGGCGTTCTTCGAGCGCGTCGGCAAGCGCAAGATCACCTACACCGCCTACGAGAACCAGGCGGAGGCGCCGCTGACCCACCTGCAGGCCGCGGAGGGCACGCTGAAGGTGGACCAGGTCGGGTTCCACGCGCACCGGCTCACGTCCCTGGTGGACAGCAAGGGCGAGCAGGGCGCCGAGTGGAAGCTCGAGGAGCGCGCCCAGGCCCGCGCCGACATGGGCGCGGTGGTGCGGCTGGCCAAGGAGGCCGTGGACATCTTCGCCACCGCCAGCGGCGGGTCGTCGATCTACAGCGACGTGCCGATCCAGCGGATCGCGCGGGACATCCAGGCGGTCAACCTGCACGCGCTGATGCACCCGAACACCAACAACGAGCTGTACGGGCGGGTCCTGTGCGGGCTCGAGCCGAACACCCTGTACATCTGA
- the cmdF gene encoding tyrosine 2,3-aminomutase yields MTDSVVDAEMPVTFDGESLDIAGVRRVAAREVLCTVSPESMAKAATSRKIFEETVNQGAPVYGVTTGYGEMIYMQVDVSKEVELQTNLVRSHSAGVGPLFSEEESRAMLAARLNALAKGYSAVRPELLDRLALYLNLGITPAIPEIGSLGASGDLAPLSHIAITLIGEGYLLKDGKRVETAPVLKAHGIKPLELRFKEGLAMINGTSAMTGLGSLVVGRALDQVRQAEIVTALVLETLQASTSPFLAEGHDVARPHRGQIDTAFNMRALMKGTALALEHAELRRQAEAARDDTGVTKTEVYLQKAYTLRAIPQVVGAIRDTVYHAAEKLTTELNSSNDNPLFFEGQEIFHGANFHGQPIAFAMDFLNLGLTQLGVFSERRTNRLLNRYLSEGLPEFLVAGDPGLNSGFAGAQYPATALVAENRTIGPASIQSVPSNGDNQDVVSMGLIAARNARKVLGNVNYILAVEFLAAAQAVDLSGRYAGLSPVSKATYEMVRSLVPKVDRDRFMSDDIEAVAAAISRGEFVDAARQSGVELR; encoded by the coding sequence GTGACTGATTCTGTGGTCGACGCCGAGATGCCGGTTACCTTCGACGGCGAAAGCCTCGACATCGCCGGTGTCCGCCGGGTCGCCGCGCGCGAGGTGTTGTGCACGGTATCCCCGGAGTCCATGGCCAAGGCCGCGACCAGTCGCAAGATCTTCGAGGAGACGGTCAACCAGGGCGCGCCGGTCTACGGGGTCACCACCGGCTACGGCGAGATGATCTACATGCAGGTGGACGTCTCGAAGGAGGTGGAGCTGCAGACCAACCTGGTGCGCAGCCACAGCGCCGGGGTCGGCCCGCTGTTCTCCGAGGAGGAGTCCCGCGCGATGCTCGCGGCGCGGCTCAACGCGCTGGCCAAGGGCTACTCCGCGGTGCGCCCCGAACTGCTCGACCGGCTGGCGCTGTACCTGAACCTCGGCATCACCCCGGCCATCCCGGAGATCGGCTCGCTGGGCGCCAGCGGTGACCTCGCGCCGCTCTCGCACATCGCGATCACGCTGATCGGCGAGGGCTACCTGCTCAAGGACGGCAAGCGGGTGGAGACCGCCCCGGTGCTCAAGGCGCACGGCATCAAGCCGCTGGAACTGCGGTTCAAAGAGGGCCTGGCGATGATCAACGGCACCTCGGCGATGACCGGCCTCGGTTCCCTGGTGGTCGGCCGCGCGCTGGACCAGGTGCGCCAGGCCGAGATCGTCACCGCGCTGGTGCTGGAGACCCTGCAGGCCTCCACCAGCCCGTTCCTCGCCGAGGGCCACGACGTCGCCCGCCCGCACCGCGGTCAGATCGACACCGCGTTCAACATGCGCGCGCTGATGAAGGGCACCGCCCTCGCGCTGGAGCACGCCGAACTGCGCCGCCAGGCCGAGGCCGCCCGCGACGACACCGGCGTCACCAAGACCGAGGTGTACCTGCAGAAGGCGTACACCCTGCGGGCCATCCCGCAGGTGGTCGGCGCCATCCGCGACACCGTCTACCACGCGGCCGAGAAGCTGACCACCGAGCTCAACTCGAGCAACGACAACCCGTTGTTCTTCGAGGGCCAGGAGATCTTCCACGGCGCCAACTTCCACGGCCAGCCGATCGCCTTCGCGATGGACTTCCTGAACCTGGGCCTGACCCAGCTGGGCGTGTTCTCCGAGCGGCGCACCAACCGGCTGCTCAACCGCTACCTCAGCGAGGGCCTGCCCGAGTTCCTCGTGGCCGGCGACCCGGGCCTGAACAGCGGCTTCGCCGGTGCGCAGTACCCGGCCACCGCGCTGGTCGCGGAGAACCGGACGATCGGCCCGGCCAGCATCCAGAGCGTGCCGTCCAACGGCGACAACCAGGACGTGGTCAGCATGGGCCTGATCGCCGCCCGCAACGCGCGCAAGGTGCTCGGCAACGTCAACTACATCCTGGCCGTGGAGTTCCTCGCCGCGGCGCAGGCGGTGGACCTGTCCGGGCGGTACGCGGGCCTGAGCCCGGTTTCCAAGGCGACCTACGAGATGGTGCGCTCGCTGGTGCCCAAGGTGGACCGCGACCGCTTCATGAGCGACGACATCGAGGCCGTTGCCGCGGCGATCTCCCGCGGCGAGTTCGTCGATGCCGCCCGTCAGAGCGGCGTCGAACTGCGCTGA